From the Primulina tabacum isolate GXHZ01 chromosome 3, ASM2559414v2, whole genome shotgun sequence genome, one window contains:
- the LOC142539808 gene encoding basic leucine zipper 23-like yields MDEGEPNFPSNRMLSCLDMTNAPSSCSFDIAEFLDRTQTCNDALGRTEAFTDVLGRTQACTHAHACNPSGPDESHTHTCIHVHTQIMPTTSDVQAPSDDTSESIEKKSKKRPLGNREAVRKYREKKKARAAILEDEVVKLRSLNQQLMKRLQGQALLEAEIARLKCLLVDIRGRIEGEIGSFPYQKPAKNGDVYENIANSSVPGTYMMNPCNMRSSDQLYCFHPGSEGTALDSQVLNDCGFDNLQCLGNQNSGQELPARGRGSC; encoded by the coding sequence ATGGACGAAGGGGAGCCTAATTTTCCTAGCAATCGAATGTTATCATGCTTGGATATGACTAATGCTCCTAGCAGTTGCTCATTTGACATAGCCGAGTTTCTTGATCGCACTCAGACCTGCAACGATGCCCTCGGTCGTACGGAGGCTTTCACCGATGTTCTTGGCCGTACACAGGCATGCACCCATGCCCATGCTTGCAATCCATCTGGTCCTGATGAATCCCACACTCACACTTGTATTCATGTCCATACCCAAATTATGCCGACCACCAGTGATGTTCAGGCTCCAAGTGATGACACTTCTGAGTCGATCgagaaaaaatcgaaaaaacGACCCTTGGGTAATCGTGAAGCTGTACGCAAGTATCGTGAGAAGAAAAAGGCTAGGGCTGCGATATTGGAAGATGAAGTTGTTAAGTTGAGGTCTTTGAACCAGCAGTTAATGAAGAGGCTGCAGGGTCAAGCTTTGTTAGAGGCTGAGATTGCCAGGCTCAAGTGCTTGCTTGTTGACATTAGGGGAcggattgaaggagaaattgGATCTTTTCCTTACCAGAAGCCGGCTAAGAATGGAGATGTGTATGAAAACATCGCTAACTCTAGCGTTCCTGGCACATATATGATGAATCCATGTAATATGAGGAGTAGTGATCAACTTTATTGCTTTCACCCTGGATCTGAAGGCACTGCCTTAGACAGTCAGGTCCTTAACGACTGTGGATTTGACAATCTCCAGTGTTTGGGGAATCAAAATTCTGGTCAGGAGCTTCCTGCTCGTGGACGTGGAAGTTGTTAG
- the LOC142538355 gene encoding putative BOI-related E3 ubiquitin-protein ligase 3, which yields MAIQAQLVSDQSFGFSLGGPHDSIMETDAGFNHSFLIPQHQQLMQFGPFQNFYQHKNQSSFLKNFTVKDQQSVLFSRSLSSQIEKQRMEIDRFINCRVTSDVKWVRLIFFYIPPERETEAGFARAKKEPNLNNDEEYESNIQSLLKQKEEEILNATNRRMELEKHLERMEMENHTWKMAAKEKEAIAAALNSKIQRLRESACLSINAAEDAESCFRIEENEEQNTRKMICRCCGSRKACVIMLPCRHLCSCKDCEAFLDSCPVCKMVKKASLEAFIP from the exons ATGGCCATTCAAGCACAGCTGGTTTCGGATCAGAGTTTTGGGTTTTCTTTGGGGGGTCCTCATGATTCCATCATGGAGACTGACGCTGGATTTAATCACTCATTTTTAATTCCTCAGCACCAGCAATTGATGCAGTTTGGTCCGTTTCAGAATTTTTATCAGCATAAGAATCAAAGCTCATTTCTTAAGAATTTCACCGTGAAAGATCAGCAATCTGTTTTGTTTTCGCGGTCTCTCTCTTCCCAGATCGAGAAACAGAGAATGGAAATCGATCGATTCATCA ATTGTCGAGTTACATCTGATGTGAAATGGGTTCGTCTGATTTTCTTTTATATCCCACCAGAACGAGAGACTGAGGCAGGCTTTGCAAGAGCAAAGAAAGAACCAAATCTCAACAATGATGAAGAATACGAATCAAATATCCAATCTTTACTCAAACAAAAGGAAGAAGAGATCTTGAATGCAACAAACAGAAGAATGGAGCTGGAAAAACATCTGGAAAGAATGGAGATGGAGAACCATACATGGAAAATGGCAGCCAAGGAGAAGGAAGCCATTGCCGCGGCATTGAACAGCAAAATCCAACGTCTCAGAGAGTCTGCGTGCCTGTCAATCAATGCAGCCGAAGACGCAGAGTCGTGTTTCCGAATCGAAGAGAACGAGGAACAAAACACGAGGAAGATGATCTGCAGATGCTGCGGTTCTCGAAAAGCGTGCGTTATCATGTTGCCTTGCAGGCATCTGTGTTCATGCAAAGATTGTGAGGCATTTCTTGATTCCTGCCCCGTCTGTAAAATGGTGAAAAAAGCCAGCTTAGAAGCGTTCATTCCATGA